A region of Vigna radiata var. radiata cultivar VC1973A chromosome 6, Vradiata_ver6, whole genome shotgun sequence DNA encodes the following proteins:
- the LOC106765236 gene encoding probable acyl-activating enzyme 5, peroxisomal, giving the protein MEQLKPSAANSSPLTPLGFLDRAATVYGDAPSIVYNHTTFTWAQTHRRCLQLASAIYSLGIRRGSIVSVVAPNIPAMYELQFSIPFAGAVLNNINLRLDARTISVILRHANSALVFVDCASRDLILEALSLFPKHHTQRPLLVLIADDSVENADISCSGDFVDTYEGLVSKGDPNFEWVRPISEWDPMILNYTSGTTSSPKGVVHSHRGIFIVSVDTLIDWTVPKRPIYLWTLPIFHANGWSLPWGIAASGGTNVCVRKFDAGIIYSLIKRNHVTHMCGAPVVLSMLTNSPDNKPLERPVHILTAGAPPPAAVLHRTEALGFVVSHGYGLTETAGLVVSCAWKEKWNRLPAADRARLKARQGVRTVGMAEVDVVGPTGESVKRDGVSVGEIVMRGGCVMLGYLKDPEGTASCFKNGWFYTGDVGVMHEDGYMEIKDRSKDVIISGGENLSSVEVESILYGHPAVVEAAVVARPHEYWGETPCAFVSLKAGLKEKPSEDDIIKYCREKMPHYMVPKTVVFKDELPKTSTGKIQKFLLRQIAKEMGSSMQSRM; this is encoded by the coding sequence ATGGAACAACTTAAGCCAAGCGCTGCCAACTCTTCTCCTCTCACACCGCTAGGTTTCTTGGACAGAGCCGCCACCGTTTACGGCGACGCCCCTTCCATTGTCTACAACCACACAACCTTCACCTGGGCCCAAACCCACCGCCGATGCCTCCAGCTCGCCTCCGCCATCTACTCCCTCGGAATCCGCCGTGGCAGCATCGTCTCCGTCGTCGCTCCCAACATCCCCGCCATGTACGAGCTCCAGTTTTCCATCCCCTTCGCCGGTGCTGtcctcaacaacatcaaccTCCGCCTCGACGCCCGCACCATCTCCGTCATCCTCCGCCATGCGAACTCCGCGCTCGTCTTCGTCGACTGCGCCTCACGCGACCTCATCCTCGAAGCCTTGTCCCTCTTCCCTAAACACCACACTCAACGCCCACTACTGGTTCTCATCGCCGACGACAGTGTCGAAAACGCAGACATCTCATGCTCCGGTGATTTCGTTGACACATACGAGGGCCTGGTGAGCAAGGGAGATCCGAACTTCGAATGGGTACGGCCCATATCGGAGTGGGACCCGATGATTCTTAACTACACCTCAGGAACGACGTCGTCTCCGAAAGGGGTTGTTCACTCCCACAGAGGAATATTCATAGTCTCCGTCGACACGCTTATCGACTGGACTGTTCCCAAGAGACCAATTTATCTCTGGACGCTCCCGATATTCCACGCTAACGGGTGGAGCCTCCCGTGGGGTATCGCTGCCTCGGGCGGCACCAACGTCTGCGTCCGCAAGTTCGATGCGGGGATTATTTACTCTCTCATAAAACGCAACCACGTGACACACATGTGCGGCGCGCCGGTGGTGCTCAGCATGTTGACAAACTCCCCGGACAACAAACCGTTGGAGAGGCCAGTTCATATACTCACGGCGGGAGCACCGCCGCCAGCGGCGGTGCTCCATCGGACGGAGGCGCTCGGGTTTGTGGTGAGCCACGGGTACGGCTTGACGGAAACTGCGGGATTGGTGGTGTCATGCGCGTGGAAGGAGAAATGGAACCGGCTTCCGGCGGCGGATCGGGCGCGGCTAAAGGCGCGGCAGGGGGTGAGGACAGTGGGGATGGCGGAGGTTGACGTGGTGGGTCCCACCGGAGAGAGCGTGAAGCGCGACGGGGTGAGCGTCGGGGAGATTGTGATGAGAGGAGGGTGCGTGATGTTGGGATACCTTAAAGACCCCGAAGGAACCGCGAGTTGTTTTAAAAACGGGTGGTTCTACACAGGGGATGTCGGGGTGATGCACGAGGACGGGTACATGGAAATTAAGGACAGGTCAAAAGATGTTATCATCAGCGGCGGCGAGAACCTGAGCAGCGTGGAGGTGGAGTCGATTTTGTATGGGCATCCGGCGGTGGTGGAGGCGGCGGTGGTGGCGCGACCGCATGAGTATTGGGGAGAGACGCCGTGCGCGTTTGTGAGCTTGAAGGCGGGGTTGAAAGAGAAACCCAGTGAAGATGACATAATAAAGTACTGCAGGGAGAAGATGCCGCATTATATGGTTCCGAAGACGGTGGTCTTCAAGGATGAACTTCCGAAGACATCGACGGGGAAGATCCAGAAGTTTCTCCTGAGACAGATCGCGAAGGAGATGGGTTCTTCAATGCAAAGTCGAATGTGA